CTGGTTTTAAAGAATTAACTGAAATTCAAAAACAAGCGATTCCAACTATTTTAGAAGGACAAGACGTTATAGCTGAATCTCCAACTGGAACAGGAAAAACATTAGCGTACTTATTACCCCTTTTACATAAAATTAATCCTGAAGTTAAACAACCTCAAGTTGTAATTTTAGCGCCAACTCGTGAACTTGTTATGCAAATTCATGAAGAGGTTCAAAAGTTTACAGCAGGAACTGAAATTTCAGGTGCATCTTTAATTGGTGGTGCAGATATTAAGCGCCAAGTTGAAAAATTAAAGAAACACCCGAGAGTAATTGTCGGTTCACCAGGCCGTATTTTAGAATTAATTCGTATGAAAAAGCTAAAAATGCATGAAGTGAAAACAATTGTATTTGATGAGTTTGATCAAATTGTAAAGCAAAAAATGATGGGCGCTGCACAGGATGTAATTAAATCAACGATGCGCGATCGTCAATTAGTATTCTTCTCAGCAACGATGACAAAAGCGGCAGAAGATGCAGCACGTGATTTAGCAGTTGAACCACAATTAGTACGTGTAACACGTGCAGAATCAAAAAGCTTAGTTGAGCATACGTATATCATTTGTGAGCGACGCGAAAAAAATGATTACGTAAGAAGAATTATGCATATGGGCGATGTAAAAGCAGTTGCTTTCTTAAATGACCCATTCCGTTTAGATGAAATTACTCAGAAATTGAAATTCCGTAAAATGAAAGCAGCAGCTCTTCATGCAGAGGCAAGCAAGCAAGAGCGTGAAGCAACGATGCGTGCATTCCGCGGTGGGAAATTAGAAATTCTACTTGCTACTGATATTGCAGCACGTGGTATAGATATTGATGATTTAACACATGTAATTCACTTAGAGTTACCTGACACTGTAGACCAATACATTCACCGTTCAGGACGTACTGGACGTATGGGGAAAGAAGGAACAGTAGTTTCTCTTGTAACACAACAAGAAGAACGTAAATTACTGCAATTTGCGAAAAAACTGGGTATCGTGTTTACGAAACAAGAAATGTTCAAAGGAACATTTGTAGAATCGAAACCACAAGAACCAAAGAAAAAGAAACCAGCATTTACTGGGAAGAAAAAACCTAGATAAATGAACGGAAAGACGTAACTATGCGTAGTTACGTCTTTTTTGTTTGTAAGTTGTCATATAGTAATTTCAAATATATCAACGATTCTATAGGGGATATCGATTTATCGAAAAAAAAACGGCAATAGTGTTAGTTTCTAATTTTGTATGTGCATTGAATGGAATGAGTCAGTCGATAAATTTCGTGAAGAAACACGTATAAAATATAAAGGATTAATAAGAGCACCTGTAGAAAGCTACTTAGAATATAAAAACCATTAGGGGGAAAATAAATGATTCATAAAGTCGGACAAATTATGTTATATGTAAATAATCAAGATGAGGCAGTAAATTTTTGGACGGAAAAGGTAGGGTTTCATGTAGTTGCAGAGGAAGATAACAAACAAGGAATGAGATGGATTGAAATTGCTCCAACTAACGGTGCTGAAACGAGCATTATATTACATAATAAAGAAGTTATTTCAAAAATGAGCCCAGAATTGAATCTTGGTACACCGTCTTTAATGTTCTTCTCAGAAAATCTTGATCAATTATATACAGATTTAAAAAATAAAAATGTTACTGTTGGAGAAATGGTAAATATGCCTTCTGGTAAAGTGTTTAACTTTGCTGATAGTGAAGGGAATTACTTTGCGGTTATGGAAAAAAATAAATAATTATATAGTTATGTAAAAATCCCCCTTGTATATAATGAGGGGGATTAAATATTTGAAGTGAATTTTTTGTTAGCGAGTTGTTCTATAAAAAATGTTCCTTTTTCAATTGCAGTCTCAATATAACCAACGATTTGATCAAATGAAAACACTTGTAAGTTTTCGTGCAAGTGTTGCTCAGGGTATAGCATATCTTCAAAAAGGTATTTTCGAAAAGCTAAAACGTTTTCTTTAGAAACTTCTTCGATATCCACAATGTGAGCCTCTTGATTGAGAAGAGAGAAGAGTTGTTGTCCTTTATCGTAATGATGAAGCAACTTTGCGTTCAACAATTTAAAATCGTTATAGTACATAGGAGCGATAGTTTTGTCATTTTCTATTCTATTTTTTAGCCAAGGTAGAAAAAATCCACTTAGCCAATTATCATCGGCAATCAGGTGGGTATAATAGCCTAAGAGGAAAGGGGAATCCATATGAACTTTATATTTATGAAAAAAAGAATTGAAATCTATCCTTCTCGTATAGTTCTTCGTTGTGCCAGCGTAAAAATGTGAGGTTCCTTTTTCTTCTTTTGAATGCACCGCATCAGGGGCTACACCTCCAAGTAAGAAAGACGCTTTATCTTGAATAGATAGTTTCTCTGCAATACCGTTAGCGATAATAACATGCATAATTCGTGATCCCATGAATAACACCTCTATTTCAAGTATTCACTCTAGGGAGCTGTCTGAACGTTTAGTATTACTTTCCCTGTACTTTGTCTACTTTCGACCCATTCATGTGCTTTCCCTGCGTCTTGAAGAGGAAAAGATTTCGTAGCTTTAATTTGCAACCTTCCATCACGTAAATAACGGAAAACTTGATTCGCAGTTTCTTGAAGCAATTCAGGACGTTTTTTCCGTGTAGTGCCAAAGCTGAAACCGAGTATAGAACGGCAACTTGCGTGTAAATCTTTCGTTTGAAAACTACCAACTTCTCCGCTAGCATTGCCGAAATGGACGAGACGACCGTAATAGGCAAGGCATTCTAAACTTCTTTCGGACACAGTACCAGAAATAGAATCTAAAACAATATTAACGCCTTCTCTGTTTGTAAGCTGATTTACCCTCTCTACAAAATCTTCATCTTGATGACAAATAACATAATCAGCGCCAGCATCTAAAGCAATTTTTCTTTTTGCTTCACTTCCGACAGTCCCGATTACTTTTTTAGCCCCTAATAATTTTGCGAGTTGAATCGCGGTAGTACCAATTCCTCCAGCAGCTGCATGAATTAGAACAGATTCACCTTGTTGAAGTCTTGCAACATTTGCAAGTAAATTGTAGCTTGTAAAAGATACGATAGGGCAAGCGGCTGCAGTTTGGAAATCAACTTCATCAGGTAATACGAAAGTAAGCTTTTCATTTGCAACAACATATTCAGCGTAAGAACCATTTTGAGGAAAAGTAATGACTCGTTGGCCAGGATAAATGTTTTTTACATGAGAACCTACGCGTTCTACAATACCAGCTGCATCTATCCCTGGGATAAAAGGTAAGGCTTTGTTTCCTTTTTTGCCATAACGTGATTTAATATCGGCAAAATTAACACTAGTAGCAACAACGCGAATTAAAACTTGATTATCTGAAATTGTAGGAATATCCATGTCTGTATATTTCAACACTTCAGGACCACCGAATGAAGTTACAACGATAGCTTTCATATACATCCTCCTAAATTTGACTATATAAATTATTTTAAATCTTCATTAGGAATTGGAAAATTATATAATTGTTATGCAAGGCTATAAGTGAAGCTTATGAACTCATTGGATTATTATATTAATGTATATAAAAAAATTGAAAAAATCGAACGAAATATCAATTACTTGCCAATATATAGTGTATGACAAGGGAGGGAAGGTACATGAAGGATGAAACGGTGTATACAGATTTAATCCAATTAACTTTATCAGGCAATAAAGAAGCATATAGCGAATTGTATGATAAAACGATTCAAGAAGTATATAAGACAGCACATTTTTTAATAGAAGATAAAACGGATGTAGATGATATCGTTCAGGAAATATACATACAGCTATATGAATCGCTTCGTAAATATGATAGCGAGAAGCCATTTCGTCCTTGGCTAATTGGACTTGCAATTAAACAAATTCATTCTTATAGAAGAAAGAGATGGATGCGACTGCGAATTGTAAAAAAAGCAGAAGAGCAAAGAAAACCAGTACAAATGGATTTTTCTAGCGATGTTGTAAGTAAACTATCAAATCAAAAACTAATCGAACTCATTCATAAATTGCCGTATAAATTGAAGCAAGTTATTATTTTGAGGTACTTACACGATTACTCACAAGAGGAAGTAGCACAAATATTACATATTCCAATCGGTACTGTGAAATCTAGAATCCATGCCGCATTAAAGAAACTACGTCAAAAAGAGCAAATAGAAGAAATCTTTTTAGGAGAGGTAGGGAATGTGAAATGAGTTTAGATTGTAGAGTTAGAGAATCTATACAAGAAGAAGCGAAGGGGATTGTTGCCCCGCCAGAGTTAAAAGAAAAAGTAATCGTTCAAATAAAAATGAAGAGCGGGGGGAGTAAAAAGAAGAAGCGCCTCATCGCTGGGGTGCTTGCAGCCGCATTTTTAATTCCGACAACTGGTTTTGCTTATCAATCTATTATGGCGGATGGTATATACGGGTCGTTTGAAAATTTAAAGAAGCATGCCGGAGCTATAACATTAGAAGGATACATGCGTTTTAATGCAAAGTTATCACAAGTGAAAGACGAAATGGGTGCAAAGGAATATGAAGAGTTTTCAAAAGAACTAAAGAAATTAACAAATGCAAAGCTTGAGTATGGGGATTCGAACGGTAATATTGATTATGATCAATTATCACCAGCTAAAAAAGAGGAATTGAAAAAGGTAGAAATGGAGCTTCAGCCGTATTTTGATAAATTAAATGGTCATAAATCTAGTAAAGAAGTATTAACTCCTGAAGAGTATGAACAATATATGGAAGCATTAATGGCGTATCAAACCATATTGGTAAAAACGAAATCGAGTGGCGGAATAACAGCAGACAAAGTACCTGAGGCGTACAAAGAAAAATTTATTAAAGCAGAACAGTTTATGGAGTATGTAGATGAAAAGGTGAGATAAGTAAAAAGCTCATAGCTTTAGCTTAGAGCTTTCCTTATTGAAATGTAAATATATTAACCACCTATTCCTTTTGCTAGCAATAAGAAATATACAAATACTAGTATTACCCCATTTAATGCCGTACCAACTATTTTAAATAGCCAATTCTTTGATGAGATCGCAAAAATAATACCGAGTAATGAAAAAATACTTAGAAGCACAATAATTAATGTTAAATTCGCATTAGGTCCTCTTAAAATAAAGAAAGAACATATACTTGCGATAAACGTTAGAAACGAGAAAGTCCCTAATTTCATAATAAGTCCCCCTTGTTTGAAAGGTATTTTGATTTAGTTCACGATTCCCTTTAATTTAACATAAAATTCCTGTTACATATTAAATATATGAATAATAAAAAAACGAGTATAAAATCTACGGGATTTCATACTCGTTTTGCTATTATTTAAATTTCCTTACGGCATATATAGCGACCTTTACAAGTAATATCGCAATTATAAATAAGCCGCCGTAACTAACGATACTTAAAAATTGGTCATCAGTTATATTTTTTCATATTCGCATTGTCCTTTTGGATAAAACAATCTAAAAGTGAGTAACCAGCTATTAAGCTAATAATGGTAACGAAAGTTGTATTTACAAGAATAATATTAGTTAAATAGGGTAGGTATTTGCCAACTGGTGAAAAGAGTAGAGCAGGAGAAAAGGAAATTAATATTGTAGGGACTGTAATAGCGATAAACTTATCCGGCTGAAAGCCCCAGTTGTGTTTAGTTGTTTCGTGATTAATGGATTGAAGGAATCGTAATAAAATGCCGACCAAAAGAGGGAAGAGTGTATAGTAGAATAACCTTGGATAAAAGTTAAAGTTCACTTGCGCATCTGTTTCTAAATAAAATTGAATTTTCACTCCTACAAATAATAATAAGATGATAAATAATGTAAAGCAGAGGTAAAGTATCACTTTTTGCATTCCATTCCACCATCCTTTACTAAAAATATATTCAAGGAACGAAGATATATACGAAAACTGCGTTGTATATATCTTCGTTTTCAATTAGTTAGTTGTGGATTTTGTTTGTTTCGTTAAGTAATCAATAATGCCCATTGCACTAATTTCTATATCTAGATGTAAAATGTTATAAACGGAATGATTTGATGGAACGTTTAACTTTGTAAGATGAGAAGAGATTTTATCCATTAATAAAGTTTGCAAAGCTTTAGTCGCTTCATCGAAATCATTATACTTTTCAAAGACCTCTTTACCAGTACCAACGAAAATAGGTAACCAATGTTCAAGTTGGTTATATACTTCTGTAACATTGGATGATGCGCCGTAATGACCGAAATAAATAGTATCTACATTCATACTTTGAATATGATTTTTAGAAGCAATCATCGCATCTGGCTGGAATTGTGAAGGAGACGTTGATGGTAGATATAGTTCTACATCAAGATCTGCGAGTTCTCTATAATAAATTCCTATTGTATCGCCAGTAAAAATGCCGTTTGTTAATGAATCATGAATGCTAATATGGTGCTTCGCATGTCCCGGTGTATCGTAAAATGTAAGTGTACGGTCTTCTGAAATTTTTAACGTATCACCATGTTGTACAATACGAACACGTTCTTCTTCAATTGGAAGAATGGGATCAAAAAGTTTATCAAAATCTTCTTTGTACACAGCTTTTGCACCTAAAATGAGTTTTGTTGGATCAATCATATGACGAGCACCGCGAGAATGCACAAATAAAGTAGCATTTGGGCATTTTTCCATCATTAGCCCAGCTGCGCCTGCATGATCTAAATGAACATGTGTAACAATGATGTTTTTTACATCTTTTAAATCAATATGTAATTGTTGTAAGCCATCTAAAATGTAAGGAAGAGAAGGGGCTGCACAAGTTTCAATTAAAGTAATTTCGTCACCTAATAAAACGTACGTACCTGTTCGTTCAATATGTTGTAAGTCGTAATCATCAATAAGATATAGGTGAGAAGATAATTGTTCTACTTTTTTCATCTTTACCACTCCTTATATACTTTTATGTTTTTTATTATACGCTAAAAATGCAAAAAGGCAGAAAACGAAACCTCGTCTTCTGCCTTTTTGTAATGTAGTTATTTCGTTTGATCTTTATTTATAGACATAACGAACAGTCCGACAATACCTCCAACTATTGGAAGCATAATCTCTCCTGCTAAATTAAAGTAGGAGCTTAAGAATAAACCATTTACATCGATTACCCAACCAGTAACATACAATAACATCATATATAGTACGAAATAAAACTCGCGATTTGAAATCGTTTCATGTTGTGCAGTTTTCATAATGAACACCATCCTTTTCTTTTATAATGGAAATATAAACTGTCACATTTTGTTCACAATTCAATTGTAAAACTTTCCAACATAAAAGTCTAGTATATTGTGTCGAATTTTTGAACAAAAATAAAGCGCTATCATTTCAGTGTGTAAGTACGTAATAAGAGCTGTATATTCACGAATGTAGTATAGTAAAAACATAGAATGATAATGAAGAGAGGGGTAGGAACAATGACAGTTTATGATTTTTCAGCTAAAACAATAACAGGAGAAGATAAATCGTTAAAAAATTATGAAGGAAAAGCACTGCTTATTGTAAATGTAGCTAGCAAATGTGGTTTTACACCGCAATATAAAGGATTACAAGAAGTATATGATAAATATAAAGATCAAGGATTAGAAATACTAGGTTTCCCTTGTAATCAATTTGGAGGACAAGAACCGGGAACAGAAGCTGATATTACTAGTTTTTGTGAATTAAACTATGGTGTAAACTTTCCGATGTTTGCAAAGATTGATGTGAAAGGTGATAAGGCTCATCCTCTGTATACATACATGACAGAACAAGCACCAGGTTTACTTGGTATGAAAGCAGTGAAATGGAACTTTACGAAGTTTCTAATTGGAAAAGACGGGAAAGTAGTAGGGCGTTTTGCGCCGCAGACGAAGCCGGTGGATTTAGAGGTTGAGATTGAAAAGGTACTTGGGGAATAACTAGGAGTTTCACTTTATTAAAAAACGCCTCAAAGAACTACTTTGTTCTTTGAGGCGTTTTCTTTAAACTCACATTATCAAGATTAAATCACTGAATGGAAGTCATTTGATTTAGGCGGAGAAGCTGCTTTTTTCATAAGCAATTCCCATAAGTGTACGGATTTCTTCCATTCGGCTGTGGTCTGTCCCTTTTGATACATAGCGTTCTCATAGCTGAAAGTAAGTTGTTGCATATCGGCCGAGTTGTAAAGTGTATCGATGCGAAGAGCGTATTCTCGGAATGTTTGACTTTCATCCCGTGGTATGCCGATTCTCGCAAATTGTTTTAAAAGTGCACTGTAAGCTTTTTGATAAACAGCATCATCTTTTCGGTATTTATAGAAAAGAATAATAAAAAATGTAATCCATTTCATTCTAGTAGTGAAGAGAATGTATCCTATAATACTAATCGGTATCGTAGAGAGGAATACGTACCACCAAGAAATCCTATTTTTAGAATTTGTAATCTTTTTAGTAGAGGCTTCCTCTGTAGTTTCTATTAAATTTTTGAGTTTTGCTTCATTGTTCCGCTCTTGCATTTGCGCGTTTTGAGAATTAGTTTCTTCGCTATTTTGTGAAGTAGGAGCAGGAGTATTATTTGTGAAATTATAGGGATTTGTAAATCCTTTTGTTGGTTCGAATGGAATCCACCCGTATCCTGGAAAATATACTTCGACCCAAGAGTGTGCGTTATCGTTCGCGATTTTATAAACATTCTCACCTTCAGCACTAGCACTTGTATTCTGGGGAGTTCCTTCTGTAAATCCTTTTACCCAGCGAGCGGGAATTCCGGCAGAACGAAGTAGCACAATCATAGATGTTGAAAAATTATTACAGTAGCCGCTTTTCGTATCGAAAAGGAATTGATCTACATAATCTTGGTTTTTGTCAGGAAATAAGACATTCGTTGTTTCGTATACAAAAGAGTTGTCTGTGAAGTACTTTTCAATAGCTAATACTTTATCATACTGGTTGTCTTTATCATTTGTAAGATTGGCAGCCAAGTCTTTTACTCGCTGTGGTAATGATTCGGGAAGTTGTGTGTACTTTGTCATGAAATAAGAACTTGTTTCATGACCTTCATTCGTTTTTACAGCTTTCAAGTTTTCTATGGGAAACTCCGGAATCTCATATGTTACTTTATACGAATTTAAAGTAGTAGAAGAGTCTCCGTGCATCGTATAAATTTTTTCTGAAAAGGGGTCAACGCTGTATGATACATCAGAAGAAGCCTCAACTGATATCAATCCCGCTGGATAGGTAAGGTGAGGAGAACTTTTTTGCATGGTGATTGTTGCTTCGGTTGTCTCCGTTTTTGTATTTTGTTCGTACCAGCTTACGACGTCGTTTTTATTTTTAAAAGAAACCTTTTTCGGATTCTCAGAAACTTCCCATCCTTTTCCTGTATAAAAATCTTTCGTTTCTACTCTCCAATATTGTTTATTTTGCGTTTGTGCTGTAAAAACAATTGTATTATCTGCCTTAAAGGGACCACCTAATTGCGAGTCATCTAAACCATACCCAATTGTAGAAACTTTTTGTTCTTTACTTGCTTCGGATGTGTTGAATTTTAAAAAATCTATTGGATTTGGCCATTGAGGGCCAAATTTTGGAGCAAAGTATGCGACGGTTGCTGACAATACAATAAATAGTGTAAGAGGTTTAAGTAATTTCGAGATTTCTCTAGCATAATTTTGTAAGTGTTCCATCTCTTTTATTCGTTCAATTTGAAGAAGACTAAGCATAAAAAAGCCGATGACAACAGTACGAATGATAGCGTAGTTTGCATTGTATAAATGTAAGTTATGAAAAGTTGTGATATAAATAATAGTCAATACAAGAAATAACAACCCACGTTTTTTATGAATCATCCAAAAAGAGATGAAAGAACTCAAAAACCAAAATGATAGAAAAAATAAAAATGTTGGAAAAACTGGAGAAATATCTAGCAAATTCCCTTGAAATAACAGGGAGGAATTTCGAGAAATATCAGAAAAAAATTTTGTTAGCCAAGATGGATTTATAAAAGCATTTTTATAATACAAGAAATGAATGATGAATAAGATCGTGACGATCTTTATTGGAATCTGCCACCTTGTTTGAAAAAAAGAGAGTGTGAAGCAAATTCCTATAAATATTACAAAAATATCTAATCTACCTACGTTTGTAATACCTATAAGGGGTCTTAGCCATTCTAGTAAAAGTAGAAGTGCACATACATGCATGAAGAATCTGCTCATATCCCATTTGTATTTTGTTCGTAATGTTATCATTTGCTCACCTCAAAAAACACGTTTGTATACCGGTTTTCATAAACCGCATTTACAAATATTTTTCGTTTTTGTAGAGTTTCTAGAATACTTAGTTCTCGATGTGAGAGTTGATTCGCTTTTTCTTTCACGACAAACACCATTAATTTTCTATTTTTAATAGCAGCATAGTCGGCCGCCTTTTGAATATCGGGAGAAAGGTCGCTTGTCACGAGTATAATCGTTACGGGCTCATAAATTTTTCTTAATTCCATTTCTACACTCTGGGAGAGCGGGAATACACTGTCTGCTTGTACTTTCGCTAAATGACAAAAGATTTGTTGTAACTGCGTATCTCCATTGTCTAAAGGGAAAAAAGTTCGTTCTTTTCCGACAGACACGAATGACGCTGGTGAATTTTGCTTCAAGACAGCCCTCACAATAGAGGCAGTAAACGTTACGACTGATTCGAATAAAGAAGATGGGGTTCTGTCCATGAATATCATGATATTATGGCTGCGCTGTTGTTCAAACTCTTTCGTCATAATATTGTTTGTTCGTGCAGTTGCTTTCCAATCAATCCATGAAAAGCGGTCACCAGGTTTATATTCTCTGACACCGACAGAGACTGTAGAGTCTTTTGCTAAATTTATATTTGCTGAAAGCGCTCCTTGTTCGAAATGATTTTCCAATTGTCGATACGTTATATCTACATACTGAGGATAGACTAAAAATGTATCTGGAACTGAAAAAGTTACTTCTTTCTCTATCATACCGAATAGATCACCAGTTTTGACACGTACGCTTGAAAAAGCGTGCTCTCCTCTAGGGATTGTGTCAATAGTATATTGAAACGAAATATTTCGTTTTAATCCTGGAAAGAGTATGACCTTATTCATCTTTGTTTGTATACAACTTGTAAAATGTGGTGGCAGTTCATCTTCTATAACTAAATAAAGTAAGGGGAAAGGAAATTTTCTTTTTATTGTAATGGTGCTTACAAATGGTTCTCCAGCTACATAATCGTTTTGATTTGTTATTCGTTTTACTTCAGCGCCCCGTAAAGTATAGAAGGGGAGTAGTAGTGAGTAGAGGCCAATAGGAATCATACTATAAAACAGAAACCAACTTACAAATCCTCCTTGAAGCATAGCGTATACAAATGTTAAGACTAGGCATAACGGAATGAATGATAACTTAGTAAAATGATATAGTACTCGTAGTATCCGTTTCATCAAAGGTTCATCTTTCTTTGAGTAGGAACGGTAGTTCGTGCAACGATTTTGGCGATAACTTGTTCTCCTGTTATTCCTTCAAATCTTGCTTCCATTTTTAGAATGAGTCTGTGTGCTAAAACGTAAGGAGCTAAAAATTTAACATCGTCTGGAATAACATAATTTCTGCCATGGATGAATGCATAAGCCTGTGAAGCTTTCATTAAAGCAATTGAGCCGCGTGGACTTGCACCTAGCTGTATAGAACTGTAAGAACGAGTCTGACTAACAAGCTTTACAATGTAATGCTTGATTGCTTTGTCCATGCTTATATCCCGTATGCTTTGTTGTAAATAAAGTAATTCTTTTATTGTAGTAATAGCTTGTAAATGAGAGAGTGGATTTGTTTTTTCCATCCGGTTTAAAATTTCAAATTCTTCTTCAGGTGTAGGATATCCCATTCTTAGCTTTAACAAGAAACGATCGAGTTGAGCTTCTGGTAAAGGATATGTTCCCTCATATTCGACCGGATTTTGTGTAGCCATTACAAAGAACGGTTTTGGTAATGGTCTAGTAATGCCATCTATTGTGATATTGCCTTCTTCCATACTTTCAAGTAAGGCAGATTGTGTCTTTGGAGATGTACGATTAATTTCATCAGCAAGTATAAAATTCCCCATGATTGGCCCAGGCTTGAACTCAAATTGGAGCTCTTTTGGATTGTAAATAGAAACACCTGTTACATCTGACGGCAGTAAATCAGGTGTGAATTGAATTCGCTTGTAATCGGCATCAATGGATTTAGAAAGAGCACGTACTAGAATTGTTTTCCCGACACCAGGAACATCTTCCAATAGTACATGACCTTCAGCTAAGAGAGCTGTCAAAGCTAAAATCGTTTCTTTTCGTTTCCCGACCATTAATCTTTCAATATTGTTAATTATTTTTTCTACAATGGGATGTAATGAATCAAGCTGTGGCATCGTAATCCTCCTAATTTTATTATCGTTTTCTAATTTATTTAGTAGAAAATAGAATTTATCCCTCTATTTGCGGGTAGTAAAACTCTTATCTTGAATTCTGGGAATATTCAGATTATTTATTCCGATTACAACTAGTATAATTGTTTCCGTAACCAAGGGCAATACGGTAAATAATGATTTCTACTCTTATGTAAAATATGTCTTGATATAAAGTAATATCGTTGAAGAAAATAAATTCCTTACATACAATTTATAATCGTTTCCTTATAGTAGTTTTGAAATAATATCAAAACTCTATTTAATATATTTATAGAGAAAAACGTAGGAACTTTTCCTGCGTATTTTTTTTGCAAAAAAGATTAATCCCCCAAATACTATTCTCCTAATAATCAGGATTGACCATAAACCTTCACAAGGGAACAAAGTAACCTTTGTATACGAAGATTTTCTTTCGAGCTTATTTTTTATGAATTTTTGACAATCTCTTGAACTGTGCGAAATGTCACATCTGTATTTTACAACCTCTCTTATAGTAAGGGTATGTAAGAGAGACGTATTAAGGGAGTGAACAGTATGAAGAAGAAACCTTCAGCACTAATGAGACGTTTAAAATATTTTTCACCAATAGATCGTTATAACGATAATCATACACAAGAAACATATGAAGATCGCGAATGGGAGAAGGTGTACAGAAAGCGTTGGCAACATGATAAAGTAATCCGCTCTACACACGGTGTGAACTGTACTGGTTCTTGTAGCTGGAACATTTATGTGAAAGATGGAATTGTAACGTGGG
This genomic interval from Bacillus cereus contains the following:
- a CDS encoding transglutaminase TgpA family protein, whose protein sequence is MITLRTKYKWDMSRFFMHVCALLLLLEWLRPLIGITNVGRLDIFVIFIGICFTLSFFQTRWQIPIKIVTILFIIHFLYYKNAFINPSWLTKFFSDISRNSSLLFQGNLLDISPVFPTFLFFLSFWFLSSFISFWMIHKKRGLLFLVLTIIYITTFHNLHLYNANYAIIRTVVIGFFMLSLLQIERIKEMEHLQNYAREISKLLKPLTLFIVLSATVAYFAPKFGPQWPNPIDFLKFNTSEASKEQKVSTIGYGLDDSQLGGPFKADNTIVFTAQTQNKQYWRVETKDFYTGKGWEVSENPKKVSFKNKNDVVSWYEQNTKTETTEATITMQKSSPHLTYPAGLISVEASSDVSYSVDPFSEKIYTMHGDSSTTLNSYKVTYEIPEFPIENLKAVKTNEGHETSSYFMTKYTQLPESLPQRVKDLAANLTNDKDNQYDKVLAIEKYFTDNSFVYETTNVLFPDKNQDYVDQFLFDTKSGYCNNFSTSMIVLLRSAGIPARWVKGFTEGTPQNTSASAEGENVYKIANDNAHSWVEVYFPGYGWIPFEPTKGFTNPYNFTNNTPAPTSQNSEETNSQNAQMQERNNEAKLKNLIETTEEASTKKITNSKNRISWWYVFLSTIPISIIGYILFTTRMKWITFFIILFYKYRKDDAVYQKAYSALLKQFARIGIPRDESQTFREYALRIDTLYNSADMQQLTFSYENAMYQKGQTTAEWKKSVHLWELLMKKAASPPKSNDFHSVI
- a CDS encoding DUF58 domain-containing protein, with product MKRILRVLYHFTKLSFIPLCLVLTFVYAMLQGGFVSWFLFYSMIPIGLYSLLLPFYTLRGAEVKRITNQNDYVAGEPFVSTITIKRKFPFPLLYLVIEDELPPHFTSCIQTKMNKVILFPGLKRNISFQYTIDTIPRGEHAFSSVRVKTGDLFGMIEKEVTFSVPDTFLVYPQYVDITYRQLENHFEQGALSANINLAKDSTVSVGVREYKPGDRFSWIDWKATARTNNIMTKEFEQQRSHNIMIFMDRTPSSLFESVVTFTASIVRAVLKQNSPASFVSVGKERTFFPLDNGDTQLQQIFCHLAKVQADSVFPLSQSVEMELRKIYEPVTIILVTSDLSPDIQKAADYAAIKNRKLMVFVVKEKANQLSHRELSILETLQKRKIFVNAVYENRYTNVFFEVSK
- a CDS encoding AAA family ATPase, with product MPQLDSLHPIVEKIINNIERLMVGKRKETILALTALLAEGHVLLEDVPGVGKTILVRALSKSIDADYKRIQFTPDLLPSDVTGVSIYNPKELQFEFKPGPIMGNFILADEINRTSPKTQSALLESMEEGNITIDGITRPLPKPFFVMATQNPVEYEGTYPLPEAQLDRFLLKLRMGYPTPEEEFEILNRMEKTNPLSHLQAITTIKELLYLQQSIRDISMDKAIKHYIVKLVSQTRSYSSIQLGASPRGSIALMKASQAYAFIHGRNYVIPDDVKFLAPYVLAHRLILKMEARFEGITGEQVIAKIVARTTVPTQRKMNL